One genomic window of Salmo salar chromosome ssa12, Ssal_v3.1, whole genome shotgun sequence includes the following:
- the LOC106565783 gene encoding short transient receptor potential channel 4-associated protein isoform X1 has translation MATLLGSESPWTGGKRSVRNGNIIAKIRHSQIVGRGFSRGTQLPEALLQDRDKQAKWHSIPELLQKLHESSHPNSDLSHTHSVLKELSSLLSMEAMSFVTEDRKSAQESTFPITYTFDLFGGVDLLVEILMRPTLTMQKKKPKMNDDLVNDCLSVLYNCCICTEGVTKSLAARDDFVLFLFTLMTNKKTFLQTATLIEDILGVKKAMIQLEGVANLSGLVQSFDQQQLANFCRILSVTVSEPDVGNDDKHTLLAKNAQQKQDSSLSRAEVNQVTLLNIPGFIERLCKLATRKVSEATGASNFLQELEDWYTWLDNALVLDALMQMATEEAEHTSTESSNESSLATSTLRHRLPQSMKIVHEIMYKVEVLYVLCVLLMGSHRNQVHKMLAEFRLIPGLNNLFDKLIWRKYTSSNHVVHGQNENCDCSPEISFKIQFLRLIQSFSDHHENKYLLLNSQELNELSAISLKANIPEVEALVNTDRSLVCDGKKGLLTRLLTVMKKEPPDSSFRFWQARAVESFLRGVTSYADQMFLLKRGLLENMLFCIIDSGCKSKDVLQSYFDLLGELMKFNIDAFKRFNMYVSTDNKVKFQTFMTQINSSLVDSNMLVRCIILSLDRFETQTEDSKVVEVLSECCLLSYLARVENRLSFLFRLVNIINVQTLTQENVSCLNTSLVVLMLARRRGKLPFYLKALREKEHAEKYPGCLLNNFHNLLRFWQRHYLNRDKDSTCLENSSCIPFSYWNETVSVLLGSDRTSLCAIASYIDEPFMDLDRDLLEC, from the exons ATGGCGACGCTTCTGGGGTCTGAGTCCCCTTGGACTGGCGGAAAACGAAGTGTTCGTAATGGAAATATTATTGCAAAGATCAGACATAGTCAGATCGTTGGCCGGGGTTTCAGCCGAGGGACACAG CTCCCAGAGGCTCTTCTCCAGGATAGGGATAAGCAGGCCAAATGGCACAGTATCCCCGAGCTGCTGCAGAAGCTCCATGAAAGCAGCCATCCCAACAGTgacctctcccacacacacagtgtactaaAG GAACTATCATCCCTACTTTCCATGGAGGCGATGTCTTTTGTCACAGAAGACAGGAAGAGTGCTCAGGAATCAACCTTTCCCATCACATACACCTTTGACCTCTTTGGTGGAGTCGAT CTGCTTGTAGAGATCTTGATGAGGCCTACACTCACTATGCAAAAGAAGAAACCTAAAA TGAATGATGACTTGGTCAATGACTGCCTTAGTGTTCTTTACAACTGCTGCATATGT ACGGAAGGGGTAACAAAGAGCCTTGCAGCCAGAGACGACTTTGTCCTGTTTCTCTTTACCTTGATGACGAACAAGAAGACTTTTCTACAGACTGCCACTTTAATCGAGGATATTCTCGGAGTCAAGAAG GCGATGATCCAGTTGGAAGGGGTTGCTAacctgtctggtctggtccagAGCTTTGACCAGCAGCAGCTGGCTAACTTCTGCCGCATCCTCTCTGTCACAGTCTCAGAACCCGACGTGGGGAATgatgacaaacacaccctgctggcCAAGAACGCCCAGCAGAAACAAGACTCTAGCCTCTCGCGTGCAGAGGTCAACCAAG TGACCCTCCTAAACATCCCGGGCTTCATCGAGCGCCTGTGTAAGCTGGCCACTAGAAAGGTGTCTGAGGCCACGGGGGCGTCTAACTTCCTGCAGGAGCTGGAGGACTGGTACACGTGGCTGGACAATGCCTTGGTGCTGGACGCCCTCATGCAGATGGCCACGGAGGAGGCTGAGCACACCAGCACAG agtcatcAAACGAGAGTTCGTTGGCCACCAGTACTCTCAGGCACCGTTTGCCCCAGTCCATGAAGATTGTCCACGAGATCATGTACAAGGTGGAGGTGCTGTACGTGCTCTGTGTGCTGCTAATGGGTAGTCATAGGAACCAG GTACACAAGATGCTAGCAGAGTTCCGTCTGATCCCAGGTCTCAACAACTTGTTTGACAAGCTAATCTGGAGGAAGTACACCTCATCCAATCATGTGGTGCATGGCCAGAATGAGAACTGTGATTGCAGTCCG GAAATATCCTTCAAGATCCAGTTTCTGAGGCTTATCCAGAGCTTCAGCGACCACCATGA GAACAAGTATCTGCTTCTAAACAGTCAGGAGCTGAACGAGCTGAGTGCCATCTCTCTGAAGGCCAACATACCGGAGGTGGAGGCCTTAGTCAATACAGACAG GAGTCTAGTGTGTGATGGGAAGAAAGGTCTCCTCACTCGTCTCCTCACTGTCATGAAGAAGGAGCCTCCAGACTCCTCCTTCAGGTTCTGGCAGGCCAGGGCAGTGGAGAGTTTCCTCCGTGGAGTCACCTCCTATGCAGACCAGATGTTTCTGCTGAAGAGGGGGCTGCTAGAAAACATGCTGTTCTGCATCATAGACAGTGGCTGTAAGTCCAAAGATGTCCTGCAGAGCTACTTTGACCTCCTGGGGGAACTCATGAAGTTCAACATCGACGCCTTCAAGAGGTTCAACATGTACGTCAGCACAGATAACAAGGTGAAG TTCCAGACCTTCATGACCCAGATCAACAGTTCCCTGGTAGACTCCAACATGCTGGTGCGCTGCATCATTCTCTCCCTGGACCGCTTCGAGACCCAGACAGAGGACAGCAAAG TGGTGGAGGTGCTGTCTGAATGCTGTCTGCTGTCCTACTTGGCCCGGGTGGAGAACAGACTATCTTTCCTCTTCAGGCTGGTCAACATCATCAACGTGCAGACTCTCACACAG GAGAATGTGAGCTGTCTGAACACCAGCCTAGTGGTCCTGATGCTGGCCAGGAGGAGGGGCAAGCTgcccttctatctcaaggccctgAGAGAGAAGGAGCATGCAGAGAAGTACCCCGGCTGCCTGCTCAACAACTTCCACAACCTGCTGCGCTTCTGGCAGCGCCACTACCTCAACAGGGACAAGGACAGCACCTGTCTGGAGAAC AGCTCCTGCATCCCCTTCAGCTACTGGAATGAGACTGTGTCAGTGCTGCTGGGCTCAGACAGGACATCTCTGTGTGCCATAGCCAGCTACATAGATGAGCCCTTCATGGACCTGGACAGGGACCTGCTAGAGTGTTAA
- the LOC106565783 gene encoding short transient receptor potential channel 4-associated protein isoform X2, translated as MATLLGSESPWTGGKRSVRNGNIIAKIRHSQIVGRGFSRGTQLPEALLQDRDKQAKWHSIPELLQKLHESSHPNSDLSHTHSVLKELSSLLSMEAMSFVTEDRKSAQESTFPITYTFDLFGGVDLLVEILMRPTLTMQKKKPKMNDDLVNDCLSVLYNCCICTEGVTKSLAARDDFVLFLFTLMTNKKTFLQTATLIEDILGVKKAMIQLEGVANLSGLVQSFDQQQLANFCRILSVTVSEPDVGNDDKHTLLAKNAQQKQDSSLSRAEVNQVTLLNIPGFIERLCKLATRKVSEATGASNFLQELEDWYTWLDNALVLDALMQMATEEAEHTSTESSNESSLATSTLRHRLPQSMKIVHEIMYKVEVLYVLCVLLMGSHRNQVHKMLAEFRLIPGLNNLFDKLIWRKYTSSNHVVHGQNENCDCSPEISFKIQFLRLIQSFSDHHENKYLLLNSQELNELSAISLKANIPEVEALVNTDRSLVCDGKKGLLTRLLTVMKKEPPDSSFRFWQARAVESFLRGVTSYADQMFLLKRGLLENMLFCIIDSGCKSKDVLQSYFDLLGELMKFNIDAFKRFNMYVSTDNKFQTFMTQINSSLVDSNMLVRCIILSLDRFETQTEDSKVVEVLSECCLLSYLARVENRLSFLFRLVNIINVQTLTQENVSCLNTSLVVLMLARRRGKLPFYLKALREKEHAEKYPGCLLNNFHNLLRFWQRHYLNRDKDSTCLENSSCIPFSYWNETVSVLLGSDRTSLCAIASYIDEPFMDLDRDLLEC; from the exons ATGGCGACGCTTCTGGGGTCTGAGTCCCCTTGGACTGGCGGAAAACGAAGTGTTCGTAATGGAAATATTATTGCAAAGATCAGACATAGTCAGATCGTTGGCCGGGGTTTCAGCCGAGGGACACAG CTCCCAGAGGCTCTTCTCCAGGATAGGGATAAGCAGGCCAAATGGCACAGTATCCCCGAGCTGCTGCAGAAGCTCCATGAAAGCAGCCATCCCAACAGTgacctctcccacacacacagtgtactaaAG GAACTATCATCCCTACTTTCCATGGAGGCGATGTCTTTTGTCACAGAAGACAGGAAGAGTGCTCAGGAATCAACCTTTCCCATCACATACACCTTTGACCTCTTTGGTGGAGTCGAT CTGCTTGTAGAGATCTTGATGAGGCCTACACTCACTATGCAAAAGAAGAAACCTAAAA TGAATGATGACTTGGTCAATGACTGCCTTAGTGTTCTTTACAACTGCTGCATATGT ACGGAAGGGGTAACAAAGAGCCTTGCAGCCAGAGACGACTTTGTCCTGTTTCTCTTTACCTTGATGACGAACAAGAAGACTTTTCTACAGACTGCCACTTTAATCGAGGATATTCTCGGAGTCAAGAAG GCGATGATCCAGTTGGAAGGGGTTGCTAacctgtctggtctggtccagAGCTTTGACCAGCAGCAGCTGGCTAACTTCTGCCGCATCCTCTCTGTCACAGTCTCAGAACCCGACGTGGGGAATgatgacaaacacaccctgctggcCAAGAACGCCCAGCAGAAACAAGACTCTAGCCTCTCGCGTGCAGAGGTCAACCAAG TGACCCTCCTAAACATCCCGGGCTTCATCGAGCGCCTGTGTAAGCTGGCCACTAGAAAGGTGTCTGAGGCCACGGGGGCGTCTAACTTCCTGCAGGAGCTGGAGGACTGGTACACGTGGCTGGACAATGCCTTGGTGCTGGACGCCCTCATGCAGATGGCCACGGAGGAGGCTGAGCACACCAGCACAG agtcatcAAACGAGAGTTCGTTGGCCACCAGTACTCTCAGGCACCGTTTGCCCCAGTCCATGAAGATTGTCCACGAGATCATGTACAAGGTGGAGGTGCTGTACGTGCTCTGTGTGCTGCTAATGGGTAGTCATAGGAACCAG GTACACAAGATGCTAGCAGAGTTCCGTCTGATCCCAGGTCTCAACAACTTGTTTGACAAGCTAATCTGGAGGAAGTACACCTCATCCAATCATGTGGTGCATGGCCAGAATGAGAACTGTGATTGCAGTCCG GAAATATCCTTCAAGATCCAGTTTCTGAGGCTTATCCAGAGCTTCAGCGACCACCATGA GAACAAGTATCTGCTTCTAAACAGTCAGGAGCTGAACGAGCTGAGTGCCATCTCTCTGAAGGCCAACATACCGGAGGTGGAGGCCTTAGTCAATACAGACAG GAGTCTAGTGTGTGATGGGAAGAAAGGTCTCCTCACTCGTCTCCTCACTGTCATGAAGAAGGAGCCTCCAGACTCCTCCTTCAGGTTCTGGCAGGCCAGGGCAGTGGAGAGTTTCCTCCGTGGAGTCACCTCCTATGCAGACCAGATGTTTCTGCTGAAGAGGGGGCTGCTAGAAAACATGCTGTTCTGCATCATAGACAGTGGCTGTAAGTCCAAAGATGTCCTGCAGAGCTACTTTGACCTCCTGGGGGAACTCATGAAGTTCAACATCGACGCCTTCAAGAGGTTCAACATGTACGTCAGCACAGATAACAAG TTCCAGACCTTCATGACCCAGATCAACAGTTCCCTGGTAGACTCCAACATGCTGGTGCGCTGCATCATTCTCTCCCTGGACCGCTTCGAGACCCAGACAGAGGACAGCAAAG TGGTGGAGGTGCTGTCTGAATGCTGTCTGCTGTCCTACTTGGCCCGGGTGGAGAACAGACTATCTTTCCTCTTCAGGCTGGTCAACATCATCAACGTGCAGACTCTCACACAG GAGAATGTGAGCTGTCTGAACACCAGCCTAGTGGTCCTGATGCTGGCCAGGAGGAGGGGCAAGCTgcccttctatctcaaggccctgAGAGAGAAGGAGCATGCAGAGAAGTACCCCGGCTGCCTGCTCAACAACTTCCACAACCTGCTGCGCTTCTGGCAGCGCCACTACCTCAACAGGGACAAGGACAGCACCTGTCTGGAGAAC AGCTCCTGCATCCCCTTCAGCTACTGGAATGAGACTGTGTCAGTGCTGCTGGGCTCAGACAGGACATCTCTGTGTGCCATAGCCAGCTACATAGATGAGCCCTTCATGGACCTGGACAGGGACCTGCTAGAGTGTTAA
- the LOC106565783 gene encoding short transient receptor potential channel 4-associated protein isoform X3: protein MEAMSFVTEDRKSAQESTFPITYTFDLFGGVDLLVEILMRPTLTMQKKKPKMNDDLVNDCLSVLYNCCICTEGVTKSLAARDDFVLFLFTLMTNKKTFLQTATLIEDILGVKKAMIQLEGVANLSGLVQSFDQQQLANFCRILSVTVSEPDVGNDDKHTLLAKNAQQKQDSSLSRAEVNQVTLLNIPGFIERLCKLATRKVSEATGASNFLQELEDWYTWLDNALVLDALMQMATEEAEHTSTESSNESSLATSTLRHRLPQSMKIVHEIMYKVEVLYVLCVLLMGSHRNQVHKMLAEFRLIPGLNNLFDKLIWRKYTSSNHVVHGQNENCDCSPEISFKIQFLRLIQSFSDHHENKYLLLNSQELNELSAISLKANIPEVEALVNTDRSLVCDGKKGLLTRLLTVMKKEPPDSSFRFWQARAVESFLRGVTSYADQMFLLKRGLLENMLFCIIDSGCKSKDVLQSYFDLLGELMKFNIDAFKRFNMYVSTDNKVKFQTFMTQINSSLVDSNMLVRCIILSLDRFETQTEDSKVVEVLSECCLLSYLARVENRLSFLFRLVNIINVQTLTQENVSCLNTSLVVLMLARRRGKLPFYLKALREKEHAEKYPGCLLNNFHNLLRFWQRHYLNRDKDSTCLENSSCIPFSYWNETVSVLLGSDRTSLCAIASYIDEPFMDLDRDLLEC from the exons ATGGAGGCGATGTCTTTTGTCACAGAAGACAGGAAGAGTGCTCAGGAATCAACCTTTCCCATCACATACACCTTTGACCTCTTTGGTGGAGTCGAT CTGCTTGTAGAGATCTTGATGAGGCCTACACTCACTATGCAAAAGAAGAAACCTAAAA TGAATGATGACTTGGTCAATGACTGCCTTAGTGTTCTTTACAACTGCTGCATATGT ACGGAAGGGGTAACAAAGAGCCTTGCAGCCAGAGACGACTTTGTCCTGTTTCTCTTTACCTTGATGACGAACAAGAAGACTTTTCTACAGACTGCCACTTTAATCGAGGATATTCTCGGAGTCAAGAAG GCGATGATCCAGTTGGAAGGGGTTGCTAacctgtctggtctggtccagAGCTTTGACCAGCAGCAGCTGGCTAACTTCTGCCGCATCCTCTCTGTCACAGTCTCAGAACCCGACGTGGGGAATgatgacaaacacaccctgctggcCAAGAACGCCCAGCAGAAACAAGACTCTAGCCTCTCGCGTGCAGAGGTCAACCAAG TGACCCTCCTAAACATCCCGGGCTTCATCGAGCGCCTGTGTAAGCTGGCCACTAGAAAGGTGTCTGAGGCCACGGGGGCGTCTAACTTCCTGCAGGAGCTGGAGGACTGGTACACGTGGCTGGACAATGCCTTGGTGCTGGACGCCCTCATGCAGATGGCCACGGAGGAGGCTGAGCACACCAGCACAG agtcatcAAACGAGAGTTCGTTGGCCACCAGTACTCTCAGGCACCGTTTGCCCCAGTCCATGAAGATTGTCCACGAGATCATGTACAAGGTGGAGGTGCTGTACGTGCTCTGTGTGCTGCTAATGGGTAGTCATAGGAACCAG GTACACAAGATGCTAGCAGAGTTCCGTCTGATCCCAGGTCTCAACAACTTGTTTGACAAGCTAATCTGGAGGAAGTACACCTCATCCAATCATGTGGTGCATGGCCAGAATGAGAACTGTGATTGCAGTCCG GAAATATCCTTCAAGATCCAGTTTCTGAGGCTTATCCAGAGCTTCAGCGACCACCATGA GAACAAGTATCTGCTTCTAAACAGTCAGGAGCTGAACGAGCTGAGTGCCATCTCTCTGAAGGCCAACATACCGGAGGTGGAGGCCTTAGTCAATACAGACAG GAGTCTAGTGTGTGATGGGAAGAAAGGTCTCCTCACTCGTCTCCTCACTGTCATGAAGAAGGAGCCTCCAGACTCCTCCTTCAGGTTCTGGCAGGCCAGGGCAGTGGAGAGTTTCCTCCGTGGAGTCACCTCCTATGCAGACCAGATGTTTCTGCTGAAGAGGGGGCTGCTAGAAAACATGCTGTTCTGCATCATAGACAGTGGCTGTAAGTCCAAAGATGTCCTGCAGAGCTACTTTGACCTCCTGGGGGAACTCATGAAGTTCAACATCGACGCCTTCAAGAGGTTCAACATGTACGTCAGCACAGATAACAAGGTGAAG TTCCAGACCTTCATGACCCAGATCAACAGTTCCCTGGTAGACTCCAACATGCTGGTGCGCTGCATCATTCTCTCCCTGGACCGCTTCGAGACCCAGACAGAGGACAGCAAAG TGGTGGAGGTGCTGTCTGAATGCTGTCTGCTGTCCTACTTGGCCCGGGTGGAGAACAGACTATCTTTCCTCTTCAGGCTGGTCAACATCATCAACGTGCAGACTCTCACACAG GAGAATGTGAGCTGTCTGAACACCAGCCTAGTGGTCCTGATGCTGGCCAGGAGGAGGGGCAAGCTgcccttctatctcaaggccctgAGAGAGAAGGAGCATGCAGAGAAGTACCCCGGCTGCCTGCTCAACAACTTCCACAACCTGCTGCGCTTCTGGCAGCGCCACTACCTCAACAGGGACAAGGACAGCACCTGTCTGGAGAAC AGCTCCTGCATCCCCTTCAGCTACTGGAATGAGACTGTGTCAGTGCTGCTGGGCTCAGACAGGACATCTCTGTGTGCCATAGCCAGCTACATAGATGAGCCCTTCATGGACCTGGACAGGGACCTGCTAGAGTGTTAA